A window of the Equus przewalskii isolate Varuska chromosome 10, EquPr2, whole genome shotgun sequence genome harbors these coding sequences:
- the MYH8 gene encoding myosin-8 — protein sequence MSASSDAEMAVFGEAAPYLRKSEKERIEAQNKPFDAKTSVFVTEPKESYVKSTIQSKEGGRITVKTEGGATLTVREDQVFPMNPPKYDKIEDMAMMTHLHEPGVLYNLKERYAAWMIYTYSGLFCVTVNPYKWLPVYNPEVVAAYRGKKRQEAPPHIFSISDNAYQFMLTDRENQSILITGESGAGKTVNTKRVIQYFATIAVTGEKKKEEPGKMQGTLEDQIISANPLLEAFGNAKTVRNDNSSRFGKFIRIHFGTTGKLASADIETYLLEKSRVTFQLKAERSYHIFYQITSNKKPDLIEMLLITTNPYDYAFISQGEITVPSIDDQEELMATDSAIDILGFTPEEKVSIYKLTGAVMHYGNMKFKQKQREEQAEPDGTEVADKAAYLQSLNSADLLKALCYPRVKVGNEYVTKGQTVQQVYNAVGALAKAVYEKMFLWMVTRINQQLDTKQPRQYFIGVLDIAGFEIFDFNSLEQLCINFTNEKLQQFFNHHMFVLEQEEYKKEGIEWTFIDFGMDLAACIELIEKPLGIFSILEEECMFPKATDTSFKNKLYDQHLGKSANFQKPKVVKGKAEAHFSLIHYAGTVDYNITGWLDKNKDPLNDTVVGLYQKSAMKTLASLFSTYASAEADSSAKKGAKKKGSSFQTVSALFRENLNKLMTNLRSTHPHFVRCIIPNETKTPGAMEHELVLHQLRCNGVLEGIRICRKGFPSRILYGDFKQRYKLLNASAIPEGQFIDSKKASEKLLASIDIDHTQYKFGHTKVFFKAGLLGLLEEMRDEKLAQIITRTQAVCRGFLMRVEYQKMLQRREALFCIQYNVRAFMNVKHWPWMKLFFKIKPLLKSAETEKEMATMKEEFQKTKDELAKSEAKRKELEEKMVTLLKEKNDLQLQVQSEADALADAEERCEQLIKNKIQLEAKIKEATERAEDEEEINAELTAKKRKLEDECSELKKDIDDLELTLAKVEKEKHATENKVKNLTEEMAGLDETIAKLTKEKKALQEAHQQTLDDLQTEEDKVSTLTKAKTKLEQQVDDLEGSLEQEKKLRMDLERAKRKLEGDLKLAQESTMDIENDKQQLDEKLKKKEFEISNLLSKIEDEQAVEIQLQKKIKELQARIEELEEEIEAERASRAKAEKQRSDLSRELEEISERLEEAGGATSAQIEMNKKRETEFQKMRRDLEEATLQHEATAAALRKKHADSVAELGEQIDNLQRVKQKLEKEKSEMKMEIDDLSSNAEAISKAKANLEKMCRTLEDQLSELKTKEEEQQRLINDLTAQRARLQTEAGEYSRQLDEKDALVSQLSRSKQAFTQQIEELKRQLEEETKAKNALAHALQSSRHDCDLLREQYEEEQEGKAELQRALSKANSEVAQWRTKYETDAIQRTEELEEAKKKLAQRLQEAEEHVEAVNAKCASLEKTKQRLQNEVEDLMLDVERSNAACAALDKKQRNFDKVLSEWKQKYEETQAELEASQKESRSLSTELFKVKNAYEESLDQLETLKRENKNLQQEISDLTEQIAEGGKQIHELEKIKKQVEQEKCDIQAALEEAEASLEHEEGKILRIQLELNQVKSEVDRKIAEKDEEIDQLKRNHIRVVETMQSTLDAEIRSRNDALRVKKKMEGDLNEMEIQLNHANRLAAETLRNYRNTQGILKDTQLHLDDALRGQEDLKEQLAMVERRANLLQAEIEELRATLEQTERSRKIAEQELLDASERVQLLHTQNTSLINTKKKLENDVSQLQSEVEEVIQESRNAEEKAKKAITDAAMMAEELKKEQDTSAHLERMKKNMEQTVKDLQHRLDEAEQLALKGGKKQIQKLEARVRELEGEVESEQKRNAEAVKGLRKHERRVKELTYQTEEDRKNVLRLQDLVDKLQAKVKSYKRQAEEAEEQSNANLAKFRKLQHELEEAEERADIAESQVNKLRVKSREVHTKLSAE from the exons ATCGTGAGAACCAGTCCATCCTGATCAC TGGAGAATCTGGTGCCGGGAAGACTGTGAACACCAAGCGTGTCATCCAGTACTTTGCAACAATTGCAGttactggggagaagaagaaggaggaaccTGGCAAAATGCAG GGGACTCTGGAAGATCAGATCATCAGTGCCAACCCCCTACTGGAGGCCTTTGGCAACGCCAAGACCGTGAGGAATGACAACTCCTCTCGCTTT GGTAAATTCATTAGAATCCACTTTGGTACGACAGGGAAGCTGGCTTCTGCAGATATTGAAACAT atCTTTTAGAAAAGTCTAGAGTTACTTTCCAGCTAAAGGCGGAGAGAAGCTACCATATTTTTTATCAGATCACTTCCAATAAGAAGCCAGATCTGATTG AAATGCTCCTGATCACCACCAATCCATATGATTATGCCTTCATCAGTCAAGGGGAGATCACAGTCCCCAGCATTGATGACCAAGAAGAGCTGATGGCCACTGAc AGTGCCATTGACATCCTGGGCTTTACTCCTGAAGAGAAAGTATCCATCTATAAGCTCACAGGGGCCGTGATGCATTATGGGAACATGAAATTCAAGCAAAAGCAGCGTGAAGAGCAAGCTGAGCCAGATGGCACCGAAG TTGCTGACAAGGCTGCCTATCTCCAGAGTCTGAACTCTGCTGACCTGCTCAAAGCTCTCTGCTACCCCAGGGTCAAGGTCGGCAATGAGTATGTCACCAAAGGCCAGACTGTGCAGCAG GTGTACAACGCAGTCGGTGCTCTGGCCAAAGCTGTGTATGAGAAGATGTTCCTCTGGATGGTCACCCGCATCAACCAGCAGCTGGACACCAAGCAGCCCAGGCAGTACTTCATCGGGGTCTTGgacattgctggctttgagaTCTTTGAT TTCAACAGCCTGGAGCAGCTGTGCATCAACTTCACCAACGAGAAACTGCAACAGTTTTTCAACCACCACATGTTCGTGCTGGAGCAGGAGGAGTACAAGAAGGAGGGCATCGAGTGGACGTTCATCGACTTCGGCATGGACCTGGCTGCCTGCATTGAGCTCATCGAGAAG CCACTGGGCATCTTCTCCATCCTGGAAGAGGAGTGCATGTTCCCCAAGGCCACAGACACCTCCTTCAAGAACAAGCTGTATGACCAGCACCTGGGCAAGTCTGCCAACTTCCAGAAGCCCAAGGTTGTTAAAGGCAAAGCTGAGGCCCACTTCTCGCTGATCCACTATGCCGGCACTGTGGACTACAACATTACTGGCTGGCTTGATAAGAATAAGGACCCCCTGAATGACACCGTGGTTGGGCTGTACCAGAAGTCTGCAATGAAGACTCTGGCCAGTCTCTTTTCCACATATGCTAGTGCTGAAGCAG ACAGCAGCGCAAAGAAAGGTGCTAAGAAGAAGGGCTCTTCTTTCCAGACTGTGTCAGCCCTTTTCAGG gaaaatttaaataaactgatGACCAATCTGAGGAGCACACACCCTCACTTCGTACGGTGTATCATTCCCAATGAAACCAAAACTCCTG GGGCCATGGAGCATGAACTTGTCCTGCACCAGCTGAGGTGCAATGGTGTGCTGGAAGGCATCCGCATCTGCAGGAAAGGATTCCCAAGCAGGATCTTATATGGGGATTTTAAACAAAG ATACAAACTTTTAAATGCAAGTGCTATTCCAGAGGGACAGTTCATCGACAGCAAGAAGGCTTCTGAGAAACTTCTTGCCTCTATTGATATTGATCACACCCAGTATAAATTTGGACATACAAAG GTTTTCTTCAAAGCTGGCCTTCTGGGTCTCCTGGAAGAAATGAGAGATGAAAAGTTGGCCCAGATTATAACAAGAACTCAAGCCGTCTGTAGGGGATTCCTAATGAGGGTAGAATATCAGAAGATGTTGCAAAGGAG AGAAGCCCTCTTCTGCATCCAGTATAATGTACGAGCCTTCATGAACGTCAAGCACTGGCCCTGGATGAAACTCTTCTTCAAGATTAAGCCGCTCCTCAAGAGTGcggagactgagaaggagatgGCCACCATGAAGGAGGAgtttcagaaaaccaaagacGAACTCGCCAAGTCAGAGGCAAAAAGGAAGGAACTGGAGGAGAAAATGGTcactctcttgaaagaaaaaaatgacctgCAACTCCAGGTTCAATCA GAAGCTGACGCCCTGGCTGATGCAGAGGAAAGGTGTGAGcaactaattaaaaacaaaatccagctgGAGGCCAAAATCAAGGAGGCGACTGAGAGAGCTGAGGATGAGGAAGAGATCAACGCTGAGCTGACGgccaagaagaggaaactggaggACGAATGCTCAGAGCTCAAGAAGGACATTGATGACCTTGAGCTGACACTGGCCAAGGTTGAAAAGGAGAAACATGCCACAGAAAATAAG GTGAAAAACCTCACAGAGGAGATGGCAGGTCTGGACGAAACCATTGCTAAGCTGACCAAGGAGAAGAAGGCCCTCCAAGAGGCCCACCAGCAGACCCTGGATGACCTGCAGACAGAAGAGGACAAAGTCAGCACCCTGACCAAAGCTAAAACCAAGCTAGAGCAGCAAGTGGATGAT CTTGAAGGGTCTctagaacaagaaaagaaacttcgAATGGATCTagaaagagcaaagaggaaaCTGGAGGGTGACCTAAAACTGGCCCAAGAATCCACAATGGACATAGAAAATGACAAACAGCAActtgatgaaaaactgaaaaa gaaagaatttgaaattaGCAATCTGCTAAGCAAAATTGAAGATGAGCAGGCAGTAGAAATTCAACTACAGAAGAAGATCAAAGAGTTACAG GCCCGCAtcgaggagctggaggaggaaatCGAGGCAGAGCGCGCCTCCCGGGCCAAAGCAGAGAAGCAGCGCTCCGACCTCTCCCGGGAACTGGAGGAGATCAGCGAGAGGCTCGAAGAAGCCGGTGGGGCGACTTCAGCCCAGATTGAGATGAACAAGAAGCGGGAGACTGAGTTCCAGAAAATGCGCAGGGACCTGGAGGAGGCCACCCTGCAGCATGAAGCCACGGCGGCCGCTCTGCGGAAGAAGCACGCGGACAGTGTGGCCGAGCTCGGGGAGCAGATAGACAACCTGCAGAGGGTCAAGCAGAaactggagaaggagaagagcGAAATGAAGATGGAGATCGATGACCTTAGCAGTAATGCAGAGGCCATTTCCAAAGCCAAG GCAAACCTTGAAAAGATGTGCCGAACACTAGAGGATCAGCTGAGTgaactgaagacaaaggaggaagagCAGCAGCGGCTGATCAACGACCTGACAGCACAGAGAGCGCGCCTGCAGACGGAAGCAG GTGAATACTCCCGACAATTAGATGAGAAAGATGCTTTAGTCTCTCAGCTTTCAAGGAGCAAACAAGCATTTACCCAGCAGATTGAGGAGCTGAAACGTCAACTAGAGGAAGAAACTAAA GCCAAGAACGCCCTGGCCCACGCCCTGCAGTCCTCCCGCCACGACTGTGACCTCCTGCGGGAACAGTacgaggaggagcaggaaggcaaGGCCGAGCTGCAGAGGGCGCTGTCCAAGGCCAACAGCGAGGTTGCCCAGTGGAGGACCAAGTACGAGACGGACGCCATCCAGCGCacggaggagctggaggaggccaa GAAGAAGCTGGCCCAGCGTCTGCAGGAAGCTGAGGAACATGTAGAAGCTGTGAACGCCAAATGTGCTTCTCTTGAGAAGACCAAGCAGCGGCTCCAGAACGAAGTGGAGGACCTCATGCTGGACGTGGAGAGATCTAATGCTGCCTGCGCAGCTCTTGATAAGAAGCAAAGGAACTTTGACAAG GTCCTATCAGAATGGAAACAGAAgtatgaggaaactcaggctgaACTGGAGGCCTCCCAGAAGGAGTCCCGTTCTCTCAGTACTGAGCTGTTCAAGGTCAAGAATGCCTACGAGGAATCCCTGGATCAACTTGAAACGCTAAAGCGAGAGAATAAGAACTTGCAGC AGGAGATTTCTGACCTCACAGAGCAGATTGCTGAGGGTGGGAAGCAAATCCAtgaattggagaaaataaagaagcaagtGGAACAAGAGAAATGTGACATTCAGGCTGCCTTAGAAGAAGCAGAG GCATCTCTTGAACATGAAGAGGGAAAGATCCTGCGCATCCAGCTTGAGTTGAACCAAGTCAAGTCTGAAGTTGACAGGAAAATTGCTGAAAAGGATGAGGAAATTGACCAGCTGAAGAGAAACCACATTAGAGTCGTGGAGACTATGCAAAGCACCCTGGATGCCGAGATCAGAAGCAGGAATGATGCTCTGAGAGTCAAGAAGAAGATGGAGGGAGAtctgaatgaaatggaaatccAGCTGAACCACGCCAACCGCTTGGCAGCAGAGACCTTGAGGAACTACAGGAACACCCAAGGCATCCTCAAG GACACCCAGCTGCACCTGGATGATGCTCTCCGGGGCCAGGAGGACCTGAAGGAGCAGCTGGCCATGGTGGAGCGCAGAGCCAACCTGCTGCAGGCCGAGATCGAGGAGCTGCGGGCCACTCTGGAGCAGACCGAGAGGAGCAGGAAAATCGCAGAACAGGAGCTCCTGGATGCCAGTGAGCGCGTCCAGCTCCTGCACACCCAG AACACCAGCCTGATCAACACcaagaagaaattggaaaatgaTGTGTCACAACTCCAGAGCGAAGTGGAAGAAGTAATTCAAGAATCACGCAACGCAGAAGAAAAGGCCAAGAAGGCCATCACTGAT GCGGCCATGATGGCTGAGGAGCTGAAGAAGGAGCAGGACACCAGCGCCCACCTGGAGCGGATGAAGAAGAACATGGAGCAGACGGTGAAGGACCTGCAGCACCGTCTGGATGAGGCTGAGCAGCTGGCCCTGAAGGGTGGGAAGAAGCAGATCCAGAAACTGGAGGCCAGG GTACGTGAGCTTGAAGGAGAGGTTGAAAGTGAACAGAAACGCAATGCTGAGGCTGTTAAAGGTTTGCGGAAACACGAGAGAAGAGTAAAGGAACTCACCTACCAG ACTGAGGAAGACCGCAAGAATGTTCTCAGGCTGCAGGACTTGGTAGATAAATTACAGGCAAAGGTGAAATCATACAAGAGACAAGCAGAGGAGGCT GAGGAACAATCCAACGCTAACCTTGCCAAATTCCGCAAGCTCCAGCACGAGCTGGAGGAGGCCGAGGAACGGGCTGACATCGCCGAGTCCCAGGTCAACAAGCTGCGGGTGAAGAGCCGGGAGGTTCACACAAAACTCAGCGCAGAGTGA